The genomic stretch ggcgtgctagacggccgggtagagccgaaaccctcaaaccggcggttattatacgggtttgccccttttacggggtctgttagacctgctcttagcaTATATATATGTGGGCCGGCACTCACTGCATGGCAAACCGAGTGAAGAAATTTCAACTCTCGACAAGCTCTAGTCTATTTATTTTACTGTTTGCCCCTGCTTAGTTATTGACACGTGAATAATTGCTAGATTCAGAAGGCGTATTTTTGTACTGCCATATTTGTGGATGAGTGGATCCATCCATTTTAGCAGCCATATGCGTTCGACTCTCTTTCTCTGTCTGAAATGGGCCCCGGCCTTCTCCTGTACTACTCCGCAGTAGACCCAGGATAAGTCGCTGGGCCTCCAGACGTCACCCATCAGCAAAGCCCGGCAAGAATAAACATTCGCTCCCAGTATGTCAATGCCGAATCTTGAAAGGACACACATTAGCTCATGTCTTGTCACCCACACGACGCCAATGATTCTACTCCATTCTGCAGCACAATTTCGTGCTGGGGATTCATGCACGATGCCGTGAAACTTTACGAAATGCTCCAAGGGTAACAGGATCCACCATTATGCAACAAAAAACGAAGCAACACAAGAGAAACATAATTGGCATCCCGATTTACCTACTATCAGAGAAGGATATTTCCTAAATACTAAAAATGAATTGCCAGCTTTAAAAAAATTGTGCCTGTATTATGTTCTTGCAAAGAAATACTGTAGACGGTGTTCACCAGGTGATTTAGAAGGACCAGCTGGTCCTTCTACTCAGTAAAAAAGAGTAGTTAGATGCTTACCTCATACAGGGAAATGAACTTCTTTTCTACTTGGTTTAGTTTCCCGTGAGCAAGTTCCACTCAAGTATGATGTCAACAGTGTGGTTGATTCGCTAAAAATGACTCAGTCACTGATTTAAAAAACCAATGAGTCTGCCAGAAAGGAGTAGTAGGGTTCCCAATGAGCATTTGTAGCGTCAGCTATGAAGTCACCAGTCTGCCGCATAGAATGCTTCTAAACTGGAACAAACAATAGTTCAATATGGTACATATGTGATGCATCTTGTTATTAAATCTGCCGTTTTGAAGCATATGAATATAAAGTGTGCATCTCAATAGAACATCTGAATAGACGTGTTCGGCCAACTGCCATTATCACCACTACAGAACTAATAAGCCTCTGAAGAACCTGCTATAGCCTGGAACTCATTTAACAAGTGATCGGTAGCACTATGAAACACACACATAGCTCCACAACTAACAGATGGGCGCACATGAATATATGTTCAGAAATGTGGATTGACCTGAAGTTGATCCTAATTGCTAGGTCATAACTAGAAACACGGGGTAGCACAAGAACGAGATACTTTCGGGCGCTGTCTACGTACTTGAAGCACCTTCAACACAAGTTTGACGGAAAAAGAGCACTGCAATAGATATATTGGCTGAACAGTCTTCCATTTTTCTAGACCATTAATCCATAAAGGGTTACAGTATATTTTATGCACAAATCTATGCCTCTGTATGATCTAGTAATATGACACTGCTATGTGGGAACTCAAGGCGCAGGCAAGCCGTCATCTGCAAAATCGTCCTTATTCGGATTAGGGATTACTacttactacctccgttccacaaTATAAGCTGTTTTAGCAAACTATTTTGGCTTCCTATAACGGGTTATATTATGGAACGGAGTGATACTATTCAAGACAAAGATCTCGTGAATATGAAAAATGAATTGCTACTGCTTCTAAAAAAAACTATGGGGGATGTATTATGTTTTTGCTAAGAAATACTGTAAATTGTGTTCGTCAGGTGACTTCGAAGGATCAGCAGGTCATTCTAGTCAATAAAAAATAGAGTAGTTGTATACTTACCTCATCCAGGGAAATCGCGTACTTTCTATTTGGTTTAGTTTCCCTCGATCAACTCCCATTCAGCTATGATGTCAACAGTGTGATTGGTTCACTAATAGTGAGTCAGTCAGAAAGGAGTAGTTGAGTCTCCAATGAGCATTTGTAACATCGGCTATGAGGTCACCAGTCTGTCTCATAAAATGCTTCTAGAATGGAACAAACAATAGTTCAACATGATACATATGTGATGCATTTTGTTATTAAAACTGCCGATTTTCTCTTTCAAAGTACGAATATAAAGTGTATCTGAATAGAACATCTAAATAGACATGGTCGGTGAACTGCCATTACCACCACCACACAGCTAATAAGCCTCTGAAGAACCTGTTAAGGCTTGGAACTCATTTAACAAGTAAACGAAAGCACTATGAAAGCACACACATAGGTGCCAATACTTGTGTTTCTTTTTACAGTACACCATATGTTTGTCTCCGTGCCCAAATTAACATTTTGTAGTACCATGCTTTTTTAGAACTGTTTGGAGTGTGCAAGTTCAATTACAAACTCAAGGTCTCACGGATGGGTGTACATGAATATATGTTCACAAAATGTGCATTGACCTGATGTTCATCCTAATTGCTAGGTCATAAGTAGAAAGACAGGCTAGCAAAACAACAGAAACTTTCAGGACGCGGTCTCTGCATTGAAGCACATCTTCAGTACAAGTTTGAGGGGAACAAAAGCATTGCAGTAGACATGTTGGTTGAACAGGCTTACAATTTTCTTGACCATTAATCTATACAGAGTTACAGTACACTTCATGTACAAATCTATGTCTCTGTATGATCTAGTATTTGATCTAAGACAACAAACTATGAATCTACACACACTGTCTAATCGACTAATCTAGCATTTGATCTAAGAGGACAACAACATAGGGCATGAAAAAATAACTTGAGAGTACTTACATGATATGGAAGCTAAGCTATCAGTGCGGCGGGTTCAAGGTGGTGCCATTGCTCTGCAAGATTAGCAACCTAACCTGGGAACCATCCAAGGTGACATCCGTGGTATCCACGACGCGAGACCTCTTGAAgagagcggcgacggcggcggggtccAGCTGCCGGTCCACAGCGAGCGCGATGGCGCCGCCTAGACGAACGGAGCGCTCTGCCTCGGCGGCGAGGCGAGACGGGAAgagcgcgccggagaaccccgccgggtcgtcggagaagacgaggtcGAAGGCGCCGTCGGGGAAGGGGAGGCGGTGGGGGTCGGCGCGACGGACGAGCGGCGGGAAGTCGACGAGGTCGATCCCCGTTACCGCGGTGACTCCCGCGGCGTTGAGCGCGTCGACGGCgttgccggcgccggcggcgaggcaGAGGACGCGGGAGgagccggcgaggaggcggaggcggcggagcggggggaagacggaggcggccagcgaggcggagcggcggcgccagCGGGAGGAGGAGCGGAGCTTAGCGAGCCGGCGGTCTGGCGGGAGGACGCGGCGCGAGGCGGCATCGCAGGAGGTGCGCGGGAAGGGGGCGAGGGAGAGGGTGAGTGGCTCCGGCGCGGGGAAGCAGGAGCTGTGGCGGAAGAGGTATGCGAGGCAGAGCGTGGCCGCAGCGGCGAGTGCGATGGGGACGCGGCGAGCCAGCCGCTGGACTCGCCGGTCCATCGCCGGCGGCGAGTGCGCGGTGGAACCGGACATTGGGTCAGTCGTTTGGATCGTGTTTATCACGGGCTGATCGGATTTGGGTTTTGCGAATCAATAAGGAAAATACTTGTGTTCCCCCGGGGGATCGTGGTCTAGCGATCGTCCTCCTCGGTTAAGCGCCGCGTGTCCTTGGCAGGCCCACCTTATCTTCTCCCTGAACTGCACGTATCCTTTCCTTCTGCCTTCTCGTTTCTTCTCTGATGGGAGCAGAGACCGACGATGCTCCAGCTCCACCCACAGACCCGCTCGCTCCACCTTCTCTGCTACCTACTCCGCCTCCGTACTCGCTCGAGCGAGGCGCTGCCGTAGTTCCTATatcgccggagcgccgccgcaaCGCCGTCGTCCCTCCGCCCCGTCTCGCATCTCGTTTTCCCCAACTGCTCCCATGGGGTCGCGGCCGTCTTCGGCGACCTCTGCCCCGGCCCGAATTTTCGGCGACTCGCTCCGCACCCTGCCTAGACGGCCGCCACTGGATTCCAAGGATGCGGGCTCGACCGCCTCAACGGGGGTCGCCGGAAGTCAGCGCGGGCGTCACGGCTGCCGATATAGAGCTTCCCTCGGCAGCGGCCGTTGCTGCTGTCCGCGCCGGCCGTTGCTGCTAGCGGAGCCCGCCGTTGCTGCCATCGCGCTCGCCGCTGCTATCGGAGGCGCCCACCATTAGTGCCATCCGCGCCCGTTGCTGCCGGGCGCTACAAACTTCAGTCGTTGTTGCTACGAAATCCGGCCACCGTTGCTGCGAAGGTCGGCAGCTGGTGCTACAAAGGACGGGCAGCGCGGCTACATGGAGTAGGCGGCGCTGCTGCAAAGGGCCGGCAGCGCTGCTACATGGAGCGGGCGGCGCGGCTACATGGAGCCAGCGGCGCTGCTGCAAAGGGCCGGCGGCTCCGACTACATGGAGCATGCGGCGCTGCTGCAAAGGGCCGGCCGCGCTGCTACATGGAGCCGCCGACGCTGCTACGACGGGTCGGAGGTGCTGCTACATGGAGCTGGCATTGCTGCTGTGAAggtcggccgccggccgccgatgcTACGACGGGCGGACGGAGCTGCTACATGGAGCTGGTGGAGCTGCTGCGAAGGTTGGCCGCCGATGCTTCAACGGCGGTCGGGCGGCGCTGCTGCGACGGCCGCCGGTGCACATGGAGCGGGGCGGTGATGCGACGCCATGTCGTCGGAACGTCAAGAGAGTACGGGTGGGTTTTTTTCCCGAGCCAGcgagagaagagagagatgaaAGCGACGTGAGAGAAAGCCACATCAACTGGGTCCACCTAGATGAAAAGGAAAGCCAGGTTTGACCGGTAGCAGATCGAACGGATCCCTCGCCTCAATCGGACGGATGCGGACCCGGGGGATCGGAAAtctaatcccccgggggacgcttagCACTTTCCAATCAATAAAGATCCATAGATCACCGCCCTCTTTAGTATCATCATACAGTTTTTTTTAGTCCGTTTGGAAAAAAAATAGAGTTATCTTTTTTTCTTACTCACTCGTAATCGGTTTAGCACGCGCGCACGTAATTTAAGTTAAAATTTAACCATTAATTCCATAAATAAAAATTACGAGTCTACAAAATTCATAACGTTAAATTTGTATTCAAAATCTAATAGAACTAACCtactaatagttgcaaaagtttaTTTAAGTTACACTTTAGTGTGCAGCAATCATATGAATATCGCACAAGGGCCCCTCGGTTACGGCGGAATTCGGAGTTTTCCGAAATTCATCTCTGCAAGACTCAATTCAAAGATTACCCGGCATGGCATGATGATGAcgctaaacaaataaaaaaagTTACAACATGTAAGTTGTAGAAACATTCCTGCTTATAACTTTTCACCTATTAAACTTCAATATCTGAGTTCATATGCAATCGGAATCGCCCAGTCACTGAAGACCTAAAACTGCACCACGGGAGCCCAAAAGTGGATGACGAAATTGACTTCGACTTTCTCCATAGTTGATGGGTTCGACCATATGTCGGTTCTATAGACTCGTGGGGAAGGAGAGAAGGTCGAGGGAGCTTTAAGAGTGTccgagagcccttggatcaaatggACTTAGATTACATGGTCAAGGTGCGATGGAAAAGTCTATACAAAAGATTAAACCCTAATTTTGGAGCAGACCAATCATTCCACGAATTTGCCTCTCCATTGGCTGCCTTTTACAAGGGGAAGGACTCATCTACAATACCAAGGAAGTTCAATCAAGAAGGAGAAAAATGGTGGTGCtcccataggggccggccaccgcCGATGCCGTGCCCCCTCGTCATGGTCGCCTCTCCTCCTTAGAGAGGCAATTCTCCATCGACATCTCCATCTCCCCACTTTAATATCTGTGAAAACatgatgtgtgatgctatatattATTTCAATTTGATGTTAATATGTTGtctttataaaaaaaactatGAAAGGCTCCAATTTCACCTATTGATATGTTCTTCcaatgtgtccatgcatgaacaaTAAAGAACACGGTTTCTGTGTCATGTCATTCTGACCCTTTCTGAGCTACATATAACCAACCTAAAACTACTCTCTGGACAATATATATTGTTACAGTTACATGCATTCCTAACAGAAGTTTTAGACTTTAGTCACTATAAATAGCAAAATTAGGGAAATTGCAGTAAGGGATGCTCTTAGTTTGGTGCCCAGGCAGTGGTGAAGACGGCGGCATGGCCCTTCCACGTGAGCACCAGCATGTCCTCCTCCCGCTTCACGCCCCACCCGGTGGCGTGCTCGCTCAGCAGCTGCCggacctcctccacctcgccgtcgccgaaccCCACGACGGCGAACCCTCTCCGCCGCATCCTGTCCGCGAGCCTGGCGCCGGACTCGGACcgctcgccgtcgtcggcgcCCACGACGCTCTCGATCTTCTGGCCGACGGCCGCCTCGTGCTCCAGCCACCTGGGGCTGTCCCTGGGCGCGGAGGTGTCGAGCGCGTCGAAGAGGATCCAGTGGAAGCTGAAGCAGCCGGTGATGCGCGCCGCCAGGCTCGGCGAGTCCAGGTCGGCGTCCTCGTCGGTCACGGTGACCAGGCACGGGCCCAGCGCCCGGACCGCGTCCAGgaactcgtccctcgaccccggcGCGACGTGGCGGAGCCAGCTCTGGCAGTTCACCACGAGCGCCTCGCCGTCCCTTAGCCCCAGCGCCGGCGGGTCGGATAGGACGGAGGCGAGGAGCTCCTGGCTAAGCGTCAACGGCTTTGCGGGAGCTGAAGATGGCGTGTTCGTACTATTATTATTATTGTCGACGACGTTGAACTCCAGCTGCACGCCCTTGGACTTGGCGAAGTTGGCCAGCCGGAGGCCGAGCTCCTCGTCGGACACGCCGACCAGTGGCGGCCCGGCGGGGCGGACGGACGGCAC from Lolium rigidum isolate FL_2022 chromosome 4, APGP_CSIRO_Lrig_0.1, whole genome shotgun sequence encodes the following:
- the LOC124648482 gene encoding scarecrow-like protein 32; this encodes MEQEIRSSGPVRVQSSLCFSGALVDGPRIQQLLLHCAAALESNDVTLAQQAMWVLNNIASSQGDPNQRLTSSLLRGLVARACRTCGSPRGAGSMAAPLLGRRAMSVTELADYVDLTPWHRFGFTASNGAILRAVTGRDAVHVVDLGATRCMQWPTLIDALSKRPGGPPALRITVPSVRPAGPPLVGVSDEELGLRLANFAKSKGVQLEFNVVDNNNNSTNTPSSAPAKPLTLSQELLASVLSDPPALGLRDGEALVVNCQSWLRHVAPGSRDEFLDAVRALGPCLVTVTDEDADLDSPSLAARITGCFSFHWILFDALDTSAPRDSPRWLEHEAAVGQKIESVVGADDGERSESGARLADRMRRRGFAVVGFGDGEVEEVRQLLSEHATGWGVKREEDMLVLTWKGHAAVFTTAWAPN
- the LOC124706592 gene encoding uncharacterized protein LOC124706592, with the translated sequence MSGSTAHSPPAMDRRVQRLARRVPIALAAAATLCLAYLFRHSSCFPAPEPLTLSLAPFPRTSCDAASRRVLPPDRRLAKLRSSSRWRRRSASLAASVFPPLRRLRLLAGSSRVLCLAAGAGNAVDALNAAGVTAVTGIDLVDFPPLVRRADPHRLPFPDGAFDLVFSDDPAGFSGALFPSRLAAEAERSVRLGGAIALAVDRQLDPAAVAALFKRSRVVDTTDVTLDGSQVRLLILQSNGTTLNPPH